From Pseudomonas alcaligenes, a single genomic window includes:
- a CDS encoding sensor histidine kinase, protein MLTSFDLSQLILISAAYLLLLFGVAWISEHGLIPRWVIRHPLTYTLSLGVFASAWAFYGTVGLAYQYGFGFLASYLGVTGAFLLAPVLLYPILRITRTYQLSSLADLFAFRFRSSWAGALTTLFMLIGVLPLLALQIQAVADSIGILTREPLQNRFALAFCALITLFTILFGARHIATREKHEGLVFAIAFESVVKLVALGGIGLYALYGVFGGPSELELWLLQNQAALNALHTPLQEGPWRTLLLVFFASAIVMPHMYHMAFTENFNPRAIVSASWGLPLFLLLMSLSVPLILWAGLKLGATTNPEYFTLGLGIAVGDKTLALIAYVGGLSASSGLIIVTTLALSGMVLNHLVLPLYQPPAQGNIYRWLKWTRRALIIAIIMASYGFYLLLGAEQDLANLGIVAFVATLQFLPGVLSVLYWPTANRRGFIAGLLTGIAVWAVSMLLPLVSNLQGVHLPLFNIIYVLDQNNWHLAATGSLAANVLVFTLVSLFTEASDEEKSAAEACTVDNVRRPQRRELVAGSPQEFATQLAKPLGGKTAQKEVEQALHDLHLPFDERRPYALRRLRDRIEANLSGLMGPSVAQDIVETFLPYKSGSETYVSEDIHFIESRLEDYHLRLTGLAAELDALRRFHRQTLQELPMGVCSLAKDQEILMWNRAMEELTGISAQRVVGSRLGALDQPWKSLLEDFTRQLDEHLHKQPLALDGEVRWLNLHKAAIDEPLAPGNSGLVLLVEDVTETRVLEDQLVHSERLASIGRLAAGVAHEIGNPVTGIACLAQNLREEREDDDEMVELSGQILDQTKRISRIVQSLMNFAHAGQQQRAEYPVSLAEVAQDAIGLLALNRNSTEVQFYNLCDPDHLAKGDPQRLAQVLINLLSNARDASPPGGAIRVASEASEMSVTLLVEDEGTGIPQAIMDRLFEPFFTTKDPGKGTGLGLALVYSIVEEHYGQITIDSPADPERQLGTRFRVTLPRFVETTSVAT, encoded by the coding sequence ATGCTGACGAGCTTTGACCTGAGCCAGCTGATCCTGATCAGCGCCGCCTACCTGCTGCTGCTGTTCGGCGTGGCCTGGATCAGCGAGCACGGCCTGATCCCGCGCTGGGTGATCCGCCACCCGCTGACCTACACCCTGTCGCTGGGCGTGTTCGCCAGCGCCTGGGCCTTCTACGGCACGGTGGGCCTGGCCTACCAGTACGGCTTCGGCTTCCTCGCCAGCTACCTGGGGGTGACCGGCGCCTTCCTGCTGGCGCCGGTGCTGCTCTACCCGATCCTGCGCATCACCCGCACCTACCAGCTGTCGTCGCTGGCCGACCTGTTCGCCTTCCGCTTCCGCAGCAGCTGGGCCGGGGCACTGACCACCCTGTTCATGCTGATTGGCGTACTGCCGCTGCTGGCCCTGCAGATCCAGGCGGTCGCCGACTCCATCGGCATCCTCACCCGCGAGCCGCTGCAGAACCGTTTCGCCCTGGCCTTCTGCGCCCTGATCACGCTGTTCACCATCCTCTTCGGCGCCCGCCATATCGCCACCCGCGAGAAGCACGAGGGCCTGGTATTCGCCATCGCCTTCGAGTCGGTGGTCAAGCTGGTGGCCCTCGGCGGTATCGGTCTGTATGCGCTGTACGGGGTCTTCGGCGGCCCCAGCGAACTGGAGCTGTGGCTGCTGCAGAACCAGGCCGCACTCAACGCCCTGCACACCCCGCTGCAGGAAGGCCCGTGGCGCACCCTGCTGCTGGTGTTCTTCGCCTCGGCCATCGTCATGCCGCACATGTACCACATGGCCTTCACCGAGAACTTCAACCCGCGCGCCATCGTCAGCGCCAGCTGGGGCCTGCCGCTGTTCCTGCTGCTGATGAGCCTGTCGGTGCCGCTGATCCTGTGGGCCGGCCTCAAGCTCGGCGCCACCACCAACCCCGAATACTTCACCCTCGGCCTGGGCATCGCCGTGGGCGACAAGACCCTCGCTCTGATTGCCTATGTCGGCGGCCTGTCGGCCTCCAGCGGGCTGATCATCGTCACCACCCTGGCGCTGTCGGGCATGGTGCTCAACCACCTGGTACTGCCGCTGTACCAGCCACCGGCCCAGGGCAACATCTACCGCTGGCTGAAGTGGACGCGGCGCGCGCTGATCATCGCCATCATCATGGCCAGCTACGGCTTCTATCTGCTGCTCGGCGCCGAGCAGGATCTGGCCAACCTGGGCATCGTCGCCTTCGTCGCCACCCTGCAGTTCCTGCCCGGCGTGCTCTCGGTGCTGTACTGGCCCACTGCCAACCGCCGCGGCTTCATTGCTGGCCTGCTCACCGGCATCGCCGTGTGGGCGGTAAGCATGCTGCTGCCGCTGGTGAGCAACCTGCAGGGCGTGCACCTGCCGCTGTTCAACATCATCTATGTGCTCGACCAGAACAACTGGCACCTGGCGGCGACCGGCTCGCTGGCGGCCAACGTGCTGGTGTTCACCCTGGTGTCGCTGTTCACCGAGGCCAGCGACGAAGAAAAGAGCGCCGCCGAGGCCTGCACCGTGGACAACGTGCGCCGTCCGCAACGGCGCGAGCTGGTGGCCGGTTCGCCGCAGGAGTTCGCCACCCAGTTGGCCAAGCCGCTGGGCGGCAAGACCGCGCAGAAGGAAGTGGAACAGGCCCTGCACGACCTGCACCTGCCGTTCGACGAGCGTCGCCCCTATGCCCTGCGCCGCCTGCGCGACCGCATCGAGGCCAACCTCTCCGGGCTGATGGGCCCCAGCGTGGCGCAGGACATAGTCGAGACCTTCCTGCCCTACAAATCCGGCAGCGAGACCTACGTCAGCGAAGATATCCACTTCATCGAGAGCCGCCTGGAGGACTACCACCTGCGCCTCACCGGCCTGGCCGCCGAACTCGACGCCCTGCGCCGCTTCCACCGCCAGACCCTGCAGGAGCTGCCGATGGGCGTCTGCTCGCTGGCCAAGGATCAGGAAATTCTCATGTGGAACCGCGCCATGGAGGAGCTCACCGGCATCTCCGCGCAGCGCGTGGTCGGCTCGCGCCTGGGCGCCCTCGACCAGCCGTGGAAATCCCTGCTGGAAGACTTCACCCGCCAGCTCGACGAACACCTGCACAAGCAGCCGCTGGCCCTGGATGGCGAAGTGCGCTGGCTCAACCTGCACAAGGCGGCCATCGACGAGCCGCTGGCACCGGGCAACAGCGGCCTGGTGCTGCTGGTCGAGGACGTCACCGAGACCCGAGTTCTGGAAGACCAGCTGGTGCACTCCGAACGCCTGGCCAGCATCGGCCGCCTGGCCGCCGGGGTGGCCCACGAGATCGGCAACCCGGTCACCGGCATTGCCTGCCTGGCGCAGAACCTGCGCGAGGAGCGCGAAGACGACGACGAAATGGTCGAGCTGAGCGGACAGATTCTCGACCAGACCAAGCGCATCTCGCGCATCGTCCAGTCGTTGATGAACTTCGCCCACGCCGGCCAGCAGCAGCGCGCCGAATACCCGGTGAGCCTGGCCGAGGTGGCCCAGGACGCCATCGGTCTGCTGGCGCTCAATCGCAACAGCACCGAAGTGCAGTTCTACAACCTGTGCGACCCCGATCACCTGGCCAAGGGCGACCCGCAGCGTCTGGCCCAGGTACTGATCAACCTGCTATCCAACGCCCGCGATGCGTCGCCCCCCGGTGGCGCCATCCGGGTGGCCAGCGAAGCTTCGGAAATGAGCGTGACCCTGCTGGTGGAAGACGAAGGCACGGGCATTCCGCAGGCGATCATGGATCGCCTATTCGAGCCGTTCTTCACCACCAAGGATCCGGGCAAGGGCACCGGCCTGGGACTCGCGCTGGTCTATTCCATCGTGGAAGAGCATTATGGGCAGATCACCATCGACAGCCCGGCCGACCCCGAACGCCAACTCGGAACCCGTTTCCGCGTTACCCTGCCGCGCTTTGTCGAAACGACGTCCGTAGCGACCTGA
- the gluQRS gene encoding tRNA glutamyl-Q(34) synthetase GluQRS, whose translation MTDASYIGRFAPTPSGYLHFGSLVAALASYLDARSVGGQWLLRMEDLDPPREVAGAQDAILQTLEAYGFEWDGALERQSTRHAAYDALIERLFGQGLAYACTCSRKQLEAFGGIYPGTCRNLGHDPHDAAIRLRVPELEYRFSDRVQGEFRQHLGREVGDFVIRRRDGLYAYQLAVVLDDAWQGITDVVRGADLLDSTPRQLYLQELLGFSQPRYLHVPLIIQPDGHKLGKSYRSPPLPADQAAPLLLRALRALGQQPPAELADADARELLAWGIAHWDAGRIPRSRTLAEAQLR comes from the coding sequence ATGACTGACGCTTCCTACATCGGGCGCTTCGCCCCCACGCCCAGCGGCTACCTGCACTTCGGCTCGCTGGTGGCCGCCCTCGCCTCCTATCTGGACGCCCGCAGCGTCGGCGGGCAATGGCTGCTGCGCATGGAGGATCTCGACCCGCCACGCGAAGTCGCCGGCGCCCAGGATGCGATCCTGCAGACTCTGGAAGCCTACGGCTTCGAGTGGGATGGCGCGCTGGAACGCCAGAGCACCCGCCACGCGGCCTACGACGCGTTGATCGAACGCCTGTTCGGCCAGGGCCTGGCCTACGCCTGCACCTGCTCGCGCAAGCAGCTGGAAGCCTTCGGCGGCATCTACCCCGGCACCTGTCGCAACCTCGGCCACGACCCGCACGACGCGGCCATCCGCCTGCGCGTGCCGGAGCTGGAGTACCGCTTCAGCGACCGCGTGCAGGGCGAGTTCCGCCAGCACCTGGGCCGCGAGGTCGGTGACTTCGTCATCCGCCGCCGCGATGGCCTGTATGCCTATCAACTGGCGGTGGTGCTGGACGACGCCTGGCAAGGCATCACCGATGTGGTGCGCGGCGCCGACCTGCTCGACTCCACCCCGCGCCAGCTGTACCTGCAGGAGCTGCTGGGGTTCAGCCAGCCGCGCTATCTGCATGTGCCGCTGATCATCCAGCCGGACGGCCACAAGCTGGGCAAGAGCTACCGCTCGCCACCGCTGCCCGCCGACCAGGCCGCGCCCCTGCTGTTGCGCGCCCTGCGCGCCCTCGGCCAGCAACCGCCGGCCGAGCTGGCCGACGCCGATGCCCGCGAGCTGCTGGCCTGGGGCATCGCCCACTGGGACGCCGGGCGCATTCCGCGCAGCCGCACCCTGGCCGAAGCGCAACTGCGCTGA
- the dksA gene encoding RNA polymerase-binding protein DksA encodes MPTKAKPSSSQLARGFEPYKEKKGEEYMGEPMRAHFTSILNKWKLELMQEVDRTVHHMQDEAANFPDPADRASQEEEFSLELRARDRERKLIKKIDETLQLIEDNEYGWCDSCGVEIGIRRLEARPTATLCIDCKTLAEIKEKQIGS; translated from the coding sequence ATGCCCACCAAAGCAAAACCAAGCAGTAGCCAGCTGGCCCGTGGTTTCGAACCCTACAAAGAAAAAAAGGGTGAGGAGTATATGGGCGAGCCGATGCGAGCTCACTTCACCAGCATCCTCAACAAGTGGAAGCTGGAGCTGATGCAGGAAGTGGATCGCACCGTGCACCACATGCAGGACGAAGCTGCCAACTTCCCGGATCCGGCCGACCGCGCCAGCCAGGAAGAGGAATTCAGCCTGGAACTGCGTGCCCGCGATCGCGAGCGCAAGCTGATCAAGAAGATCGACGAGACCCTGCAGCTGATCGAAGACAACGAATACGGCTGGTGTGACTCCTGCGGCGTGGAGATCGGCATCCGCCGTCTCGAAGCCCGCCCGACCGCGACCCTGTGCATCGACTGCAAGACGCTGGCGGAAATCAAGGAAAAGCAGATCGGTTCCTGA
- a CDS encoding pyridoxal phosphate-dependent aminotransferase has translation MAQPFSARSRAIEPFHVMALLARANELQAAGHDVIHLEIGEPDFTTAEPIIRAGQAALAAGHTRYTAARGIPQLREAIAGFYASRYGLNVDPARILITPGGSGALLLAASLLVDPGKHWLLADPGYPCNRHFLRLVEGAAQLVPVGPDSRYQLTPQLVERHWDHASVGALVASPANPTGTLLHKDELAALSTALKQRGGHLVVDEIYHGLTYGCDAASVLEVDDEAFVLNSFSKYFGMTGWRLGWLVAPENAVGELEKLAQNLYISAPSMAQHAALACFEPATLALLEERRHEFQRRRDFLLPALRELGFSIAVEPEGAFYLYADISAFGGDAYAFCRHFIETEHVAFTPGLDFGRHQAGHHVRFAYTQNIERLQQAVERIARGLKTWNPDAL, from the coding sequence ATGGCCCAGCCCTTCAGTGCGCGCAGCCGCGCCATCGAACCGTTCCACGTCATGGCCCTGCTGGCCCGCGCCAACGAGCTGCAGGCCGCCGGCCATGACGTGATCCACCTGGAGATCGGCGAGCCGGACTTCACCACCGCCGAGCCGATCATCCGCGCCGGTCAGGCTGCCCTGGCCGCCGGGCATACTCGCTACACCGCCGCGCGCGGCATTCCGCAACTGCGCGAGGCGATCGCCGGCTTCTACGCCAGTCGTTACGGTTTGAATGTTGACCCCGCGCGCATCTTGATTACTCCCGGTGGCTCTGGCGCCCTGCTGCTGGCTGCCAGCCTGCTGGTCGATCCGGGCAAGCACTGGCTGCTGGCCGACCCCGGCTACCCGTGCAACCGTCACTTTCTGCGCCTGGTCGAAGGCGCCGCGCAGCTGGTGCCGGTGGGCCCGGACAGCCGTTACCAGCTCACCCCACAACTGGTCGAGCGGCACTGGGATCACGCCAGCGTCGGCGCCCTGGTCGCCTCGCCGGCCAACCCCACCGGCACCCTGCTGCACAAGGATGAGCTGGCGGCGCTGTCGACCGCGCTCAAGCAGCGTGGCGGTCATCTGGTGGTGGACGAGATCTACCACGGCCTGACCTACGGCTGCGACGCCGCCAGTGTGCTGGAGGTGGACGACGAAGCCTTCGTGCTCAACAGCTTCTCCAAGTATTTCGGCATGACCGGCTGGCGCCTGGGCTGGCTGGTAGCGCCGGAGAATGCGGTGGGCGAGCTGGAGAAGCTGGCGCAGAACCTCTACATCAGTGCGCCTTCGATGGCCCAGCATGCCGCCCTGGCCTGCTTCGAGCCGGCCACCCTGGCACTGCTTGAGGAGCGCCGCCACGAGTTCCAGCGCCGTCGCGATTTCCTTCTGCCGGCCCTGCGCGAGCTGGGCTTCAGCATCGCCGTGGAGCCGGAAGGCGCCTTCTATCTATATGCCGACATCTCGGCCTTCGGTGGCGACGCCTATGCCTTCTGCCGGCACTTCATCGAGACCGAGCACGTGGCCTTTACCCCGGGCCTGGATTTCGGCCGCCACCAGGCCGGGCACCATGTGCGCTTCGCCTATACGCAGAATATCGAGCGCCTGCAGCAGGCGGTCGAACGCATTGCCCGTGGCCTGAAGACCTGGAATCCCGATGCGCTTTGA
- the sfsA gene encoding DNA/RNA nuclease SfsA — translation MRFEPALEEARLLRRYKRFLADIETASGEQLTIHCPNTGSMLNCMSDGCRVWFSRSNDPKRKLPGTWELGETPQGRLACINTARANALVEEALRAGVVGELAGFQALRREVRYGEENSRADFCLDFDCGPAWVEVKSVTLGFPDSAVAAFPDAVTSRGAKHLRELASLARQGVRTVQLYCVNLSGIEAVRAAAEIDPAYAAGLREARAAGVEVLAYGAEITPTEIRLVRRLEVLE, via the coding sequence ATGCGCTTTGAGCCGGCCCTGGAGGAGGCGCGCCTGCTGCGCCGCTACAAGCGCTTCCTGGCCGATATCGAGACGGCCAGCGGCGAGCAGCTGACCATCCACTGCCCGAATACCGGCTCGATGCTCAACTGCATGAGCGATGGCTGCAGGGTCTGGTTCAGTCGCTCCAACGACCCCAAGCGCAAGCTGCCGGGCACTTGGGAGCTGGGTGAGACGCCGCAGGGCCGGCTGGCCTGCATCAATACCGCACGGGCCAATGCCTTGGTCGAGGAGGCGCTGCGCGCTGGAGTGGTCGGCGAGCTGGCCGGTTTCCAGGCGCTGCGCCGTGAAGTGCGTTATGGCGAGGAGAACAGCCGGGCGGATTTCTGCCTCGACTTCGACTGCGGCCCGGCCTGGGTCGAAGTGAAGAGCGTGACCCTGGGTTTCCCGGATAGCGCGGTGGCGGCCTTTCCCGATGCCGTTACCTCGCGCGGCGCCAAGCATCTGCGCGAGCTGGCCAGCCTGGCGCGCCAGGGCGTGCGGACGGTGCAGCTGTACTGCGTGAACCTCTCGGGCATCGAGGCGGTGCGCGCGGCGGCGGAGATCGACCCGGCCTATGCGGCGGGCCTGCGCGAGGCCCGGGCAGCGGGCGTCGAGGTGCTGGCCTATGGCGCCGAGATCACCCCTACGGAAATCCGCCTGGTGCGGCGACTCGAGGTGCTTGAGTAG
- a CDS encoding Rieske 2Fe-2S domain-containing protein, with protein sequence MILLCAPETLAEGQSRGFAVAGLQLLAVRRDGHVYAYRNRCPHRGLNLEWRADDFLDASGSLIQCAHHSALFLIESGECVTGPCAGESLQAIACREDAAGIWIAP encoded by the coding sequence ATGATTCTTCTATGCGCCCCGGAGACGCTGGCCGAAGGCCAGAGCCGGGGCTTTGCCGTTGCCGGGCTGCAGCTGCTGGCGGTGCGCCGCGATGGCCATGTCTACGCCTATCGCAACCGCTGCCCGCACCGCGGCCTGAACCTGGAGTGGCGCGCCGACGACTTCCTCGACGCCAGCGGCAGCCTGATCCAGTGCGCCCATCACAGTGCGCTGTTCCTTATAGAAAGTGGCGAATGCGTGACCGGGCCCTGTGCCGGCGAATCGCTGCAGGCCATCGCCTGCCGCGAGGATGCCGCCGGCATCTGGATCGCGCCGTAG
- a CDS encoding TonB-dependent hemoglobin/transferrin/lactoferrin family receptor — protein sequence MSTPPFALRPWMALLLLSPSLAFAQTIGIQDGTTELAPTQVVGSAVQESLPTTSETDAKTLEQRQIRSFDDLGRRAEPGVNYSRSNESINIRGLDRDRVLTTIDGIRIPWLTDGARSQGPTGGAQGGLDSVDFNDLSSVDIVRGANSSQAGSGALGGAVQLFTLNPDDLLGEGKDFGSLVKSDYDSADNSWGLNAALAGRYQDTSWLLQAGQRQGHELESGGSDNTYGTSRTEANPADTEQQSLLVKLQQRFDGGHKVGFTGELFQRDNDIDSRSNQGTSYLIGDNSTEEHVKRQRLSVDYDFQAEDSNSLIDSAHAIAYWQKLRRHDDQSGTRVVTDSRASVPDFVFQMFGLPGNPYKYPSGAFGRDNQIEKELYGVSGDVGKTLEIAGLPNKLTLGGELYQTNTEQLSEGYDNCPGYTVDTSSPMYMGPTACDFLHTNQSDMPKAEGTQWALYASDEISFADGRVKLTPGLRYDHYKQDPRATSDFDNNTNPVNNQTLASSQDHKLSGSLLATWQVAEEALLYAQWAQGFKAPDATQLYMNYGSEGNYLSLGNADLKPEESTGYEIGAQLGNERLGGSLSLFDNHYKNFIDEDVTLSSAEIAALGLDPSTYPYGVTRTENRARVQIYGAEATAHWEFVPHWKVWGSLAWANGEDLETNQRLSSVAPITSLLGLSYAADQYGADLMLRAAAARNKVEDDGDFKAPGYGVVDLTGYWQPAEMKGVKFQAGLFNALDKKYWNALNVPTGSLTQPDDYYSEVGRNFRVSASWQY from the coding sequence ATGTCCACCCCACCCTTCGCCCTGCGCCCATGGATGGCGCTGCTGTTGCTCAGCCCTTCGCTGGCTTTCGCGCAGACCATCGGTATCCAGGACGGTACCACCGAACTCGCCCCGACCCAGGTAGTCGGCAGCGCCGTGCAGGAAAGCCTGCCGACCACCAGCGAGACCGATGCCAAGACCCTCGAACAGCGCCAGATCCGCAGCTTCGATGATCTCGGTCGGCGTGCCGAACCGGGGGTGAACTACAGCCGCAGCAACGAGAGCATCAACATCCGCGGCCTCGACCGTGATCGCGTGCTGACCACCATCGACGGCATCCGCATTCCGTGGCTGACCGACGGTGCGCGCAGCCAGGGCCCGACCGGCGGCGCCCAGGGCGGCCTCGACTCGGTCGACTTCAACGACCTGTCCTCGGTGGACATCGTGCGCGGCGCCAACTCCAGCCAGGCCGGCTCCGGCGCCCTGGGCGGCGCGGTGCAGCTGTTCACCCTCAACCCCGACGACCTGCTCGGCGAAGGCAAGGACTTCGGCAGCCTGGTCAAGAGCGACTACGACAGCGCCGACAACAGCTGGGGCCTGAACGCCGCCCTGGCCGGTCGCTACCAGGACACCTCCTGGCTGCTGCAGGCCGGCCAGCGTCAGGGCCACGAGCTGGAAAGCGGCGGCAGCGACAACACCTACGGCACCTCGCGCACCGAGGCCAACCCGGCCGACACCGAGCAGCAGAGCCTGCTGGTCAAGCTGCAGCAGCGCTTCGACGGCGGCCACAAGGTCGGCTTCACCGGCGAGCTGTTCCAGCGCGACAACGACATCGACAGCCGCAGCAACCAGGGCACCAGCTACCTGATCGGCGACAACAGCACCGAAGAACACGTCAAACGCCAGCGCCTGTCGGTCGACTACGACTTCCAGGCCGAAGACAGCAACAGCCTGATCGACAGCGCCCACGCCATCGCCTACTGGCAGAAGCTGCGCCGCCACGACGACCAGAGCGGCACCCGCGTGGTCACCGATTCGCGCGCCAGCGTGCCAGACTTCGTGTTCCAGATGTTCGGCCTGCCGGGCAACCCGTACAAATACCCGAGCGGCGCCTTCGGTCGTGACAACCAGATCGAGAAAGAGCTCTACGGCGTGTCCGGCGATGTCGGCAAGACCCTGGAAATCGCCGGCCTGCCGAACAAGCTGACCCTCGGCGGCGAGCTCTACCAAACCAACACCGAGCAGCTCTCCGAAGGTTACGACAACTGCCCGGGCTACACCGTCGACACCAGCAGCCCGATGTACATGGGCCCGACTGCCTGCGACTTCCTGCATACCAACCAGTCCGACATGCCCAAGGCCGAAGGCACCCAGTGGGCGCTGTACGCCAGCGACGAGATCAGCTTCGCCGACGGCCGCGTCAAGCTGACCCCGGGCCTGCGCTACGACCACTACAAGCAGGATCCGCGAGCCACCAGCGACTTCGACAACAACACCAACCCGGTCAACAACCAGACCCTGGCCAGCAGCCAGGATCACAAGCTGTCCGGCAGCCTGCTGGCGACCTGGCAGGTGGCCGAGGAAGCGCTGCTGTACGCCCAGTGGGCGCAGGGCTTCAAGGCCCCCGACGCGACCCAGCTGTACATGAACTACGGCTCCGAGGGTAACTACCTGAGCCTGGGCAATGCCGACCTCAAGCCGGAAGAAAGCACCGGCTACGAGATCGGCGCGCAGCTGGGCAACGAGCGCCTGGGCGGCTCGCTCAGCCTGTTCGACAACCACTACAAGAACTTCATCGACGAAGACGTGACCCTGAGCAGCGCGGAAATCGCCGCCCTCGGCCTCGATCCGAGCACCTACCCCTACGGCGTGACCCGTACCGAGAACCGTGCCCGCGTGCAGATCTACGGTGCCGAGGCCACCGCCCACTGGGAATTCGTGCCGCACTGGAAAGTCTGGGGCTCGCTGGCCTGGGCCAACGGTGAGGATCTCGAGACCAACCAGCGCCTCAGCTCGGTGGCGCCAATCACCAGCCTGCTCGGCCTCAGCTACGCCGCCGACCAGTACGGTGCCGACCTGATGCTGCGCGCCGCCGCGGCACGCAACAAGGTCGAGGACGACGGCGACTTCAAGGCGCCGGGCTACGGCGTGGTCGACCTCACCGGCTACTGGCAGCCGGCCGAGATGAAAGGCGTGAAGTTCCAGGCCGGCCTGTTCAACGCCCTAGACAAGAAGTACTGGAATGCGCTGAACGTACCCACCGGCAGCCTGACCCAGCCGGACGACTACTACAGCGAAGTCGGGCGCAACTTCCGCGTCTCCGCCTCCTGGCAGTACTGA
- a CDS encoding hemin-degrading factor — protein MTSLTQNTVQPAIALYQAWQNLRGEQPSLRARDAAAKLGVSEGELTASRLGVDAVRLRCDWAELLPALGELGYIMALTRNEHCVHERKGYYRDVSVMGNGQMGLVVSADIDLRLFLSGWASVFAVAEDTARGLQRSIQVFDRQGVAVHKVYLTAQSEEAAWVPLVERFRAEQQSAELELQALPARQAPRADAEVDAAALRADWAELKDTHHFFAMLKRHNLARTQALRLAGREWAEPLACAELPKLLEDAAAGEVPIMVFVGNQHCIQIHSGPVNNLRWMDSWFNVLDPEFNLHLQTRGVTELWRVRKPSSDGVITSWEAFDADGELVVQLFGARKPGIPEREDWRALAESAAALAE, from the coding sequence ATGACCAGCCTTACCCAGAACACCGTCCAGCCAGCCATCGCCCTGTACCAGGCCTGGCAAAACCTGCGCGGCGAACAGCCCTCCCTGCGTGCCCGCGATGCCGCCGCCAAGCTCGGCGTCAGCGAAGGCGAACTGACCGCCAGCCGTCTGGGCGTCGATGCCGTGCGCCTGCGCTGCGACTGGGCCGAGCTGCTGCCGGCCCTCGGCGAGCTGGGCTACATCATGGCGCTGACCCGCAACGAGCACTGCGTGCATGAGCGCAAGGGCTACTACCGCGACGTCTCGGTGATGGGGAACGGGCAGATGGGCCTGGTGGTATCCGCCGATATCGACCTGCGCCTGTTCCTCTCCGGCTGGGCCAGCGTGTTCGCCGTCGCCGAAGACACTGCGCGCGGCCTGCAGCGCAGTATCCAGGTATTCGACCGGCAGGGCGTGGCGGTGCACAAGGTGTACCTGACCGCGCAGAGCGAGGAGGCCGCCTGGGTGCCGCTGGTCGAGCGCTTCCGCGCTGAACAGCAGAGTGCCGAGCTGGAGCTGCAGGCGCTGCCGGCTCGCCAGGCGCCGCGTGCCGATGCCGAGGTGGACGCCGCCGCCCTGCGTGCCGACTGGGCCGAGCTGAAGGACACCCACCACTTCTTCGCCATGCTCAAGCGCCATAACCTGGCCCGCACCCAGGCCCTGCGTCTGGCCGGCCGCGAGTGGGCCGAGCCGCTGGCCTGCGCCGAGCTGCCCAAGTTGCTGGAAGACGCCGCCGCCGGTGAAGTGCCGATCATGGTGTTCGTCGGTAACCAGCACTGCATCCAGATCCACTCCGGCCCGGTCAACAATCTGCGCTGGATGGACAGCTGGTTCAACGTGCTCGACCCCGAGTTCAACCTGCACCTGCAGACCCGCGGCGTGACCGAGCTGTGGCGCGTGCGCAAGCCCAGCAGCGACGGGGTGATCACCAGCTGGGAAGCCTTCGATGCCGACGGCGAGCTGGTCGTCCAGCTATTCGGTGCGCGCAAGCCGGGCATCCCGGAGCGTGAGGACTGGCGTGCCCTGGCGGAAAGCGCCGCGGCCCTGGCCGAGTGA
- a CDS encoding hemin ABC transporter substrate-binding protein, translated as MRLTTLLALGTGLLFSHAAGAAEPLPQRWVSAGGSLSEWVVVLGGESRLVGVDSTSQHPQSLQTLPGIGYQRALAAEGILALHPDILIGSEEMGPPPVLEQIKAGGVRVELLSAKASLATLEDNLNRLGALLGVPQQASQQLDAYRKRLQRQAAWVNQAQRQQVAPQVLMLLGHAGSSPMAAGKDTLAAWMIEQAGGRNLTSHLGYKALSSEALLALDPQVLIIADRRLQGDAARAALLEQNPALAQTAAVRDGRLLLLDPTLLVGGLGPRLPDGLAVLSAAFYPAAQALTAEAHR; from the coding sequence ATGCGTCTGACAACCCTGCTGGCCCTGGGCACGGGCCTGTTGTTCAGTCATGCCGCCGGCGCCGCCGAGCCACTGCCGCAGCGCTGGGTCAGCGCCGGCGGCTCGCTCAGCGAATGGGTGGTGGTTCTGGGCGGCGAAAGCCGCCTGGTCGGGGTCGACAGCACCAGCCAGCATCCGCAGTCGCTGCAGACGTTACCGGGCATCGGCTACCAGCGGGCGCTGGCGGCCGAGGGCATTCTCGCCCTGCATCCGGATATCCTGATCGGCAGCGAGGAGATGGGCCCACCGCCGGTGCTGGAGCAGATCAAGGCCGGCGGCGTGCGGGTCGAACTGCTGTCGGCCAAGGCCAGCCTGGCCACCCTGGAGGACAACCTGAACCGCCTCGGTGCGCTGCTCGGCGTGCCGCAGCAGGCCAGCCAGCAGCTCGATGCCTACCGCAAGCGTCTGCAGCGCCAGGCTGCCTGGGTCAACCAGGCACAGCGCCAGCAGGTCGCACCACAGGTGCTGATGCTGCTCGGGCATGCCGGCAGCAGCCCGATGGCAGCCGGCAAGGACACCCTGGCGGCGTGGATGATCGAGCAGGCCGGCGGGCGCAACCTGACCAGCCACCTGGGCTACAAGGCGCTCTCCAGCGAGGCGCTGCTGGCCCTCGATCCGCAGGTGCTGATCATTGCCGACCGCCGCCTGCAGGGCGACGCCGCGCGCGCCGCGCTGCTCGAACAGAACCCGGCGCTGGCGCAGACCGCGGCGGTGCGCGACGGGCGTCTGCTGCTGCTTGATCCGACCCTGCTGGTGGGCGGCCTCGGCCCGCGTCTGCCGGATGGGCTGGCCGTGCTCTCCGCAGCCTTTTATCCTGCTGCGCAAGCCCTGACTGCCGAAGCCCATCGATGA